GATACGCGCAAGGCGGCGGGGTTGCACATCCATATCGCAGAGGTGACGGAGGGGCATATCGCCAAGGGCCAGCCCGCCAAGCTAGAGGTGGACCATGCCCGCCGCAGCGCCATCCGCGCGAACCATTCGGCCACGCATCTGCTGCATGAAGCCCTGCGCCGCGCGCTTGGCGAACATGTCGCGCAGCGAGGCTCGCTGAATGCGCCCGACCGTCTGCGCTTCGATTTCAGCCATGGTGCCGCACTTGGCCTTGACCAGATCGCGCAAGTCGAGGCCGAGGTGAACGCCTTCATCCGCCAGAACGGCGCGGTCGATACCCGCATCATGACGCCGGACGATGCCCGCGCCTTGGGCGCTCAGGCCTTGTTCGGCGAGAAGTATGGCGACGAGGTGCGCGTGGTGTCCATGGGCACGCTCGCCGGGTCCGGCAAGGGCACCGAGGGCAACACCTATTCGCTGGAGCTGTGCGGTGGCACGCATGTCGCGCGCACTGGCGATATTGGCGCATTCGTGGTGCTGGGCGACAGCGCCAGTTCCGCTGGCGTGCGCCGGGTCGAGGCGCTGAGCGGTCAGGCCGCGCTCGACTACCTGCGCGCGCAAGATCACCGTTTGGCCGATGTGGCTCTGGCGCTGAAAACGCCCGCGGCCGATGTGCCCGCCCGTGTGCGCGCTTTGATGGACGAACGCCGCGCGCTGCAAAACGAGGTGGCGCAACTTAAGCGTCAGATCGCGATGGGCGGTGGGTCCGCCGAGGACGCCCCGCAAGAGGTGGGTGGAATTAAGCTGATCGCCCGCGTTATGGAAGGGGTTAGCGGCAAAGACTTGCCCGCGTTGATCGACGCGATGAAGGACAAGCTGGGCAGCGGCGCCGTGGTGCTGGTGGCCGATACCGGCGGCAAGCCCGCCGTGGCAGCAGGCGTGACCGGCGATCTGACCGAACGGATTTCGGCGGTTGATCTGGTGCGCGCGGCGGTCACCGAACTGGGCGGCAAAGGCGGCGGTGGCCGCCCCGACATGGCGCAGGGGGGCGGGGCCGATATTGCCGGGGCAGAGGCCGCGCTGAAAGCCGCCGCCAATCACATCGCCGGGGTCATGGCATGAGCGCGCTTTGGATTGCCCATGTTACCGTCACGGATGCCGATGCTTACGGCCAATATGCCAGCCGCGCGACCAAGGCGATTGCCGATCATGGCGGCGTGTTCTTGGCGCGCGCAGGCCGCGCTGTGCAGCTTGAAGGGCAGGGACACCCGCGCAACGTGGTTGCGCGCTTTCCATCGGTCGAAGCGGCGGTCGATTGCTATAATTCGCCCGCCTATCAAGAGGCGCTGAGCTTCGCCAAAGATGCCGCAACCCGTGAGCTTGTCGTGGTCGAAGAGATCGACTGATCCTTCATCCCTGCATAGTCTCCTCAGGGCGGGTGCCATTGGGCGAAAGCCCGGTGGCGGCGGGGCGGGCAGCCCCCAAGCACCATCAGCCGCTACGCGAATGGATCGCTTGGGTAGCTGACCCCGGTCAGGCATAGCCCATCGGGTGGGCTGACCGGGCCGCAGGCGGCGCGGTCGCGCGCTTCCAGCGCGGTTTTCACGTCATCCGGCGTCCAAGCGCCTGCGCCCACGCGTTCCAGTGTGCCCACAATGCTGCGCACTTGGTTGTGCAAGAAGGACCGCGCGCGCAGATGGAAGCGGTATTCGACCCCGCCGGGTATGTCGAAAGCCTCTATCTGCAACGCGTCCAGCGTCTTGACGGGCGACTGTGCCTGACATTGGCTGGCGCGGAAGGTGGTGAAATCATGCAGGCCGATCAGGTGCGCGGCGCCGTCGCGCATGGCCTGCACATCCAGCGGGTGGCGGATATGCCAGACAAAGCCGGTATCCAGCGCAGGCGGGGCGCGGCGTGACAGCAGGCGAAAGGTGTAGCGCCGCTCCAACGCCGAAAACCGTGCGTGAAAATCCTCATCCACAGCCGCGCAGGCCAAAATGGCGACCGGCAGGGGTTTTAGATGGTGGTTCAGCGCCTCGCCCAAGCGGAACGCGTCCCAGTCGCGGGTCATGTCGCAATGGGCGACCTGTCCGGTCGCGTGAACCCCGGTATCGGTCCGGCCCGCGGCGGCAATACTGGGCACATCCGCGTCCAGCCGGGCCAGCGCCGCCTCGACCGCGCCTTGCACCGAGGGCAGATCGCGTTGGCGCTGCCAGCCGCAGAACGGGCGGCCATCATATTCGATTTTCAGGGCATAGCGGGGCATGGCAACGGGTTAGCGCCGCGCGGCGACAGATGCAATTACCCTTCGGCGCGCAGCACCGCGCGCAATCCGCTGCGGTAGTCGGGGTAAAGCGGCTGCCAGCCCAGATCAGCCTTGATGCGGTCATTCCGCACGCGCTTGCTTTCGGAATAAAAGCTGCGCGCCATGGGCGACAGATCGGCGGTTTCGAAGGCAATTTCAGGGGGTGGTGCCATGCCCAGAAGCTCGGCAGCATAGGCGATCACGTCTTGCGGCGGGGCAGGGTTGTCATCGCATAGATTATAGACGGCAGAGCCCTTGTCCGACTGGATTGCAGCCAGCAGCGCCGCGCCGATATCGTCGCGGTGAATGCGCGAAAACACCTGTCCGGGTTTGATGATGCGTTGCGCCGTGCCCGCGCGCAACTTGGCGAAGGGGCCACGGCCGGGGCCGTAGATGCCCGCCAGCCGCAGGATATGCAGACGGGTAGGGCTGGCATTCTGCCACGCGACTTCTGCCGCGACCCGGGCGCGCCCGCGCGCGGTGCTGGGGGTAAGGGGCGTGTCCTCGTCCACCCAAGCGCCGCCATGGTCGCCATAAACGCCCGTGGTCGAGAGGTATCCGACCCAATCCAGATGCGTGGCCTGTGCGATGTCCGGCGCGTGGTCGGCCAGCACCGGGTCGCCCTCTGGCCCCGGCGCGACAGAGCATAACAGATGCGTGGCGCGTGACAGTGGCAAAGGGGTGCCGGGCCAGATCAGTGGCTCTATGCCGGCGCGGTCCAGTTGTGCCGCACGTTCTGCGCTGCGTGTGGTCCCGATGATATGCCAGCCCAAAGGCAGCAGCAGGTCCGCCAGCGCCTGTGCGCTGTAGCCATGCCCGATGGAAAGAAGCGTTTTTGTCATGCCGCGACTATCGGGCGGCAAGCGGTGCGACGCAAGCGTGGATTGAGGTATATCAAAGACAGGTTTACTGCGGCGGGATAGGATAAGGCATTCAAAATTAGACAGGATTGTGCCTATGAAAGATTCCGACGCTGTGACCGCCCCGCTTTCTGACGTGATTGCGCCAGAGCAGACCGATGTAGCTGCGGCGGCACAGCCTGCGCCAGAATTGGCAGAACCCGCACGTCTGAAACCCGCGCCTGCCAAATATGCCTGGATGCCGGATCCCGATTCGTTGACGCAAGACGAAATTCGCAAGTTCTTCGAATCCGACCGCTACCCGTATCGCTACAAGATGGCCCGCGCCCCGTACGAGGCCGAAAAAGCCCGGCTTCAGGCAGAGCTTCTGAAAGTGCAGAAATGGGCAATCGAGACCGGCGAGCGGTTCGTGTTCCTGTTCGAGGGGCGCGATGCGGCCGGGAAGGGCGGCACGATCAAACGTTTCAACGAGCATCTGAACCCGCGGTTTGCCCGCGTGGTCGCCTTGAACAAACCGTCAGAGGCAGAGTTGGGCCAGTGGTATTTCCAGCGTTATGTCGAACATCTGCCGACGAGCGGTGAAATGGTGTTTTACGACCGGTCTTGGTATAACCGCGCGGGCGTAGAGCGCGTGATGGGGTTCTGCACGCCGACGGATTACCTTGAATTCATGCGCCAAGCGCCGGAATTTGAACGGATGCTGGTGCGATCCGGCATTCGCCTTTTCAAGTTCTGGTTTTCTGTCACCCCGGAAGAGCAGCGCCGCCGCTTCGCTTCGCGAGAAACGGACCCTCTGAAACGCTGGAAATTGTCCCCCATCGACAAGGCGAGCCTTGGGAAATGGGACGAATATACGCAGGCCAAGGAAGCGATGTTCTTCTATACCGACACAGCGGACGCGCCTTGGACAGTGATAAAATCCAAAGACAAGAAACGCGCGCGTCTGGAATGCATGAAGCATGTTCTGTCTACGCTGGATTACCCCGATAAAGACCCCGAGATCGCGCGCAAGCCCGATCCGCTGATCGTGGGCCGTGCGCGCCATATGGTTCTGTCGGGCGCAGAACTCGGGCATGTCATGGGCGCGTCGGCCGGGTAGGGCCGATGCCGCCATGCTCCGGCGCGGTCAGCGCTGGGGCGGGGGGCCGTCGCCATTCTGTGTGTGGGCGGTCACGTCGCCTTTGGGGCGGTCATCCTCGGGACCCTTTTCAGCGGTTGGACGATGTTCGCGCGCTGCCAGCCGGGCCAGATTTGGTCGCGGCTTTTGACCGAGAGCGCGAGGAGGGGGCGCAGCTTGTGCCCCTGGTATTGCGTTGCTATTCTTCGGCGTGCGCCCTGATCGCGGCCATGGGCGCTACGTCTTGCCCGTGATTGTTTGTGTTCGGTCGCGTGTGAAGGGGGCATGAATATGCAGCATGTTTGGGTTTATTGGCAGAATAAACCCACGTCGCGTGCGACACCTGACTATATTGAATTGTGTCATCAGACCATGAGGCGGCACGCGGACGGGGTGCAGCTTCATGTTTTGAACGAGGACACGATACACGATTATCTTGACGATCTGGAAGATGATCTGGACGAGATCACGGTCCGCCATCTGGGGCGCGAATTCGTCTCTGTGTCGCATAAGGTAGATGTGCTGCGGGCCCGGCTTTTGCAGAAATATGGCGGTGTATACCTCGATTCCGACACGATCGTTTTGCGTCCGCTATCGGACCTGTTGGATCGGACGCGCGGACATGATTTCACCTGCACGCGTATCCGATCTACCGGAGAGAACACCATTCCCAACGGTTTTCTGGCGTCGGCTGCGGATGGCAAGGTCATAAACGCCTATTGCGCGCGGCTGGAGGCACGCCTGGAACAGGGCGGGGTTCTGAGTTGGTGCGCCCTCGGTTCGGATATTCTGACACCTATCGTCGACACAAGACCTGAATTTGTGTCAGAAATCGCAGAGGCCGATATCATGCCCGTGTCATGGATGGAAAAAGACCGGTTTGCCGAAGACATCGCGCTGGAAGATATTGTCACTTCGAAAACTTATACAACTGCCCTGTATCACGGGGCATTCGGACGGCGCATACATGAAGTGCCGCGTCAAACCCTGCTGGATGACCAAACACTGATCGGTCGCTTGTTCCGGGCCGCGCTGAGAGAGGGGTAAGTCACCCACGGCTGGCGTGACGCGGTCAGTTCTGACCGTTCATGCGCCCATCGGGGCTTGTATAAGGGTCTTCTCGGGGGCGCTCCTGGTCCGGAATTTCGCCCGTTACATGATACACCACCTGTTCGGCGATCCCGGTGGCGCGGTCCCCGATGCGTTCAAGGTTCTTGGCGACGAAATGCAGATGCATCCCGGCTGTGATGTTGCGCGGGTCTTCCATCATGTAGGTCAGAAGCCCCCGGAACAGCGAATTATAGCGCTGGTCGGTGTCGAGATCGGCCTCTATCACCGCGCGGGCCTTGTCAGTGTCGCGGTCCAGAAAAGCCGCCAGCGCATCCGCCAACATTTGGGTCACGGCATCCGACATGCGTAACAACGCGCGGTCGGTGCCGATAAGCTGTCCATGCGGACCAAGCGCAAGGCTGCGCTTGGCGATGTTTTTGGCATAATCGCCGCAGCGTTCCAGATGTGCGCAGATTTCCAGCACCGCAAGGACAAAGCGCAGATCAACCGCACTGGGCGCGCGCAGTGCCAGCAGCTTGATCGTGGCCATGCGGGTTTGGGTTTCCAGCTGGTCCAGCGCCTTGTCCCCGGCCTGCACCCGCGCGGCGATCTGCGTGTCGCGCAAGATGCAGGCTTGAACCGCGTCATGCAGCGCATCGCGCGCCATGGACCCAAGCTGGGCAACCGACGCTTCGATAGACGCCAAGTCCCTGTCGAAGCCGGACACGATGTGTTTGTCGGACATGGCCTTGTGACCTAGCCGATACGACCGGTTACATAGCGTTCGGTGCGCTCATCTTTGGGGTTGGTGAAGATTTGCTCGGTTTCGCCATATTCCACCAAATCGCCCAAGTGGAAGAATGCGGTTTTCTGGCTGACCCGCGCGGCCTGCTGCATGGAGTGCGTGACGATCACCACCGAATAGCTCTGGCGCAGCTCGTCGATCAGCTCCTCGACCTGGGCGGTGGCGATGGGGTCGAGCGCGGAGCACGGCTCGTCCATCAGCAGCACCTCGGGTTCGGTGGCGACGGCGCGGGCGATGCACAGGCGCTGCTGCTGGCCGCCGGACAGGCCGGTCCCGGGCGATTGCAGCCGGTCCTTGACCTCGTCCCAGATCGCGCCGCGGCGCAGGGCCTTCTCGACGATCTCGTCGAGATCGGCCTTGTTCTTGGCCATGCCGTGGATCTTGGGGCCGTAGGCGACGTTGTCGTAGATCGACTTGGGGAAGGGGTTCGGCTTTTGGAACACCATGCCGACCTTGGCGCGCAGCTGCACGGGGTCGATCCGCTTGTCGTAGATGTCCTCGCCGTCGATCAGGATATCACCCTCGACACGGCAGATATCAATCGTGTCATTCATCCGGTTGATGCAGCGCAGGAAGGTCGACTTGCCGCAGCCCGACGGGCCGATGAAGGCGGTGACCGTCTTGTCCTCGATGTCGACATCCACGTCCTTGATGGCATGGGTCGCGCCGTAATAAACTTGCACCTTGCGGGCAGAGATCTTGATGTCGGTCACGTCGGCCTCTCGTCTCGTATGGGGGGCATCGTACATGTCGGGGTCCTTTCTTACCACCGGCGCTCGAAGCGGCGGCGCAGGAGAATGGCGGCAATGTTCATGCAGACCAGGAAGATCAGCAGAACGATGATGGCACCGGAGGACCGTTCGATGAAGGCCGGGTCCGACCGCGACGCCCAGGAATAGACCTGCACCGGCAGGGCCGTCGCCGGGTCGAGGAAACCACCCTCGACCGGGCTGGCCGGGTAGTTGGTCACGAAGGCGACCATGCCGATCAGCAGCAGCGGCCCGGTTTCGCCAAGCGCCGAGGCGAGGCCGAGGATCGTCCCGGTCAGGATGCCCGGCGCGGCCAGCGGCAGGACGTGGTGGAACACGGTCTGCATCTTGGATGCCCCCACCCCGAGTGCCGCGTCCCGGATCGACGGCGGCACGGCGCGGATGGCGGAGCGGGTCGCGATGATGATCGTCGGCAGGGTCATCAGCGTCAGCACCAGCGCCCCCACCAGCGGCGCCGAAGACGGCAGCCCGCCGAAGTTGATGAAGACCGCAAGGCCGAGGATCCCGTAGACGATGGAGGGCACCGCCGCCAGGTTCGAGATGTTCACCTCGACCAGATCGGTGAACCAGTTCTTGGGCGCAAATTCCTCGAGGTAGATCGACGCCGCGACCCCCAGGGGCAGCGTGAAGACCAGCACCAGGAACATCATGTAGAGGCTGCCCAGCAGGGCCACGCCCAGGCCCGAGGATTCGGGGCGCAGGTCGGAGGCATCGGGCGCCGTGATGAAGCTCCAGTTGAAGCTGCTGCTCAGGATGCCGGCCTCGATCATCTGGTCGGCCAGGTCAAGCTGCGTCACCGAGACGTTCGAATCGCGCGCGGCGATCTCGCGGTCGACCCGGCCCTTCAGGTAGCCGTCGATGCGACCGGCCGCGAAGGCCTCGAAGGTGATGGTCTGACCGACCAGCGAGGGGTCCTCGAGAACCATGCTCCGCAGGCGCCCGGGAGCGTCCTTGGAGATCATGTCGCCGATCTCCTTGTCGGAGATGCCTTCGACCGCGATGTTCCGCTCGTCCATATACTCCACCAGCGACGTGGCCAGGACGCGACCGTAGCCGATGGTCGTGACCCGCGCCATCTCGGCGGGATCGCGGTTCCCCGTCTTGTCCACGACGCTTTCATCGATCGTGACCGGGAAGGTCAGCTTGGCCTGCACGAAGGCCGAGGAGCCGTCGCGGATGATCGTGAACAGCATGATCGCCAGGATGCTCAGCGCGATGGCGATCGCGATCATGCCGTAGATGCGGAACCGCTTTTCGGCGGCGTTGCGGCGACGGGTGCGATCGCTTTCCGTCAGCAGCGAGGTGGTCGTGCGCATCGGCTCGGCGCCGGAGGCCGGGGATTGCGAAATGTCGGTCATTAGTCGTACTGCTCCCGATACTTGCGGACGAACCACAGAGCGAAGATGTTGAGCCCGAGCGTCAGCACGAAGAGCGTGATGCCGAGGGCGAAGGCCACGAGCGTCTCGGGCGAGTCGAAGGCGAGGTCGCCCGTCAGCTGGCTGACGATCTTCACGGTGATGGTCGTCATCGCCTCGAACGGGTTGAGCCCCAGCTTGGCCGCGGCCCCGGCCCCCATGACCACGATCATCGTCTCGCCGATGGCGCGGCTTGCGGCCAGCAGCACGGCGCCCACGATCCCCGGCAGGGCCGCGGGCAGCACGACCTGGCGGATCGTCTCGGACTTCGTCGCGCCGAGGCCGTAGGAGCCTTCGCGCATCGAATTTGGCACCGCGTTGATGATGTCATCCGCCAGCGACGAGATGAACGGCGTGTTCAGGATGCCGATCACGAGACCGGCGGTCATCACGGAGGAGCCGGAATTGCCCAGCCCGGTCGGCACGGCGATGAAGTCGCGCAGGAACGGGCCGACCGTCACCAGCGCGAAGAGGCCGAAGACCACGGTCGGAATGCCCGCGATCACCTCGATCAGCGGCTTGACCACGTTGCGCACCTTCTTGGGCGCATATTCGGCGGTGTAGATCGCGGTGAACAGACCCAGCGGCACGGAGACCAGCATCGAGACGAAGCTGATGTAGAGCGTGCCCCAGAGCAGCGGCAGCAGGCCGAGGTCGGAGCCGCCGCGGAACTGCGGGTTCCAGACCGTGCCGAAATAGAAATCCGTGATCGGATACACGCTGAAGAAGCGGATCGATTCCGACAGCAGCGACAGCACGATGCCCACCGTGGTGAGGATCGCGATCGTCGCGGCGCCGATGAACAGCCACAGCATGAAGGTCTCGGTGACGTTGCGCGCCCGGAAGTCGCGGTTCGTCCGCTGCACCGCAAGCGCGAGACCGGCCAGGGCGGTCAGGATGACGACGACGCTCATGGCGACCGCGCTGCGCTGCTGCGCGATGCGATAGGCCTTGGCCGCCTCGAAGACTTCGGGCTTGGTCTCGCTGCCGAGCGCGACGCCCACCTCGGCCAGACGCCCGCGGATGTCGCTGAGGTCGGCGCGCATCGTCACCAGTTCATCGTTCGATATGTCGAAACGGTCCTGCATCGCGTCTAGACCGTCAGCGATCCGGCGCACGTCGCTCATCGTCAGCTTCGCCGCATTCGCATCGGCGGCGACTTCCGGACCCAGCTGGCTGATGATGCGCGCCTCGGTCATGGGGCCCTGGATAAGCAGCCAGATCACCATCAGCAGAAATGCCGGGACAGCCGTGAAAAGCAGCGCCGCCTGACCGTAATAGGATGGAAGGGAATGCAGAAGTCGGGAGTTCCCGCCGGCGCTTTGCATTGCCCGCGCTCGGGCCATGAAGAAACCGATTACGGAAAGAACCAGTATGATCAAGGAAAGAAGGCCGACGCTCATGGGAAATCCGCTTTCAGGTGGTGCCCTTGGGCAAGTCAGTGGGAGGGAGAGCGCGCTGTCGCGCTCTCCCCCGGAAGCGTCGGCTTACTCGAGGGGACCCATCGGCGTGCGGGCAGCAACCATCGCCTGGGTCGCGGCCAGTTCCGGGTCGGACACGAGGCCATAGGCCGCGAGCGGGCCGTCCGGGCCTGCCATGTCGTCGGAGACGAAGAAGTCGATGTATTCCTGCAGGCCGGGGATCACGTCCAGGTGCGCGGTCTTCACGTAGAAGAACAGCGGACGCGACACAGGGTATTCAGCCATGGCGATCGATTCGGTGGTCGGGACGACGCCGTTCATTGTGGCGACGCGCAGCTTGTCGGTGTTGTTCTGATAGAACGACAGACCGAAGATGCCGATGCCGTTCTTGTTGGCATCAACGCGGGCCAGTGTTTCGGTATAGTCGCCGTCGATGTCGATCGAGCGACCGTCGGTGCGCAGCGCCATGCAGGACTTTTCAGCATCTTCGGCGCCGGCAGCTTCATGTGCTGCCATCGTGCCGTTCTCTTCGCAGCCCGCGATCAGCACCTTCTCGTCGAAGACTTCACGGGTGCCGTGCTTGGTCCCGGGCACGAAAGCCAGGATTTCCTGCGCGGGCAGAGCCGGGTTCACATCAGCCCAGTTCACGGCGGTGTTGTCGACCAGAGCACCGTCCTTGACGACCTTGGCAGCCAGTGCGGCATGCACGTCAGCCGGGGTCAGCTCGAAGGCCGGGCCATTGACGTCCGAGGCAAACACGATGCCGTCATAGCCAAAGCGGACTTCCATGATCTCGGTCACGCCCGCGGCGGCGCAGTTGTCGATGTCCGACTGCTTGATACGCGAGGACGAGTTGGCGATGTCGATGGTGTTGGTGCCAACGCCTTCGCACATCTTCTTGCGGCCTGCGCCCGAACCGCCACCTTCGACGACGGGGGTCGGGAAGTCGAAGTTTTCACCGAAGGCTTCGGCGACGATGGTGGCATAGGGCAGCACGGTCGAGGAACCGGCGATCTGCACGTTGTCACGTGCAACAGCGGCACCGGCCGAAAGGGCCAGAATAGCGATTGCGGAGGTGGTGAAAGTCAGCTTGGACATGATTGCTCCTTAGCGTTTGCTTTGGATCGGACACCCGATCTGAGTTAGCGGATAGTCCGATTCTGCAACGCTTATACGACGAATACATGACAGTTATGTAACGGGCGGGGCGACCGGGGGCGTTCCTGGGTTAGGGGGCAGACGGCTTTTGACCGAAACCTTAACCGTGGGTCATTGTTTTTGCGCTATGCAGATTGGCGTCGTCGTGCCTCTGCTCCGCGCAGCGCCAAAGCGACGCCCCCCAGAATGCCCGCCGCGCATATTGCCATTCTTATCGTCAAGGGCTCTGCGATGAATAGCGCACCGCCAATTGCCGCGATTGCGGGAACCGAAAGCTGCACATAAGCGGCAGTGCTGCGCGTCAGGGCGGGCAGCACTGCATACCATATTGCATAGCCAATCCCGGATGCCAGCGCCCCCGAGGCAATCGCATAGGCCCAGCCAAGGGGCGAGATCGCGTTCGCCCAAACGGCTGGCGCGGCCAGCACCACGCCGAGCGGGGCGCAGCGCATGAAATTGCCCGCCGTGTCGCGCAAGGGCTGCGACGATCCGCGCCCGATCAGGGTATACGCCGCCCATGCCAGCCCGGCCAGCACCATCAGCGCCACAGACGCGGGGGCAGGCGCGTCGGTCGCGGGCCGCAACAGCAGCGCAAGCGCAAGCAGTGCCAGCGCGAAGCCTGCCATTTCAAGCCTGCCGGGGCGCTCGCCCTTCACGCGCGCCCAGAGCAGAATCCCGATCTGGACCGATGTAAACAGCACCAGCGCGCCCAAGCCTGCGTCAAGCTGCACATACGCCAGCGAAAAGCCGATTGCGTAAGCAGCCAAGGCGGCTGCGCCGCTCCAAGTGCCACCCAACCCTGCACCCGGCCGCGCGGCGCCGCGCAAGGCAAGGATTGCCCATAAGGCAATTGCCCCGGCTGCCAGCCGCAGGCCGCTATAGGCCAGCGCGTCAATCGTGCCATCGGCCAAGGCAAGTCGGTTCAGCACCGAATTGGCCGCGAATGCCACCATCGCCAGAGCGGTCATAAGAAACATGTGCCAGCGCGTCATGTCGGCCCTTTCCGAGTGCGGCCCGCGATCTGGTCGCGCAGTTGGGTCTGATGCCGCAGTATCAATCATTAAAAATGCAGGTGATCTACCCTTCTTTGAACGGGAAAGAGGGCGCACAAAACCCAAAGAGCGTGGGCAACGGCCCTATGTCTATCCGTTTTCGCGATGCAGAAACGGGAAAGCCTGTGCGATTGACACGAAAGCGGCGGTCCGTTTTGACCATAGCACTCTGTCAATGCGATATCTAACCCAGTTCTTTCCTGCAATGTTTCTCAATTAAACAGTGTTTGGCCGGGCGGAGAGCCTTCCGCCCTCGCGCGCGCCGCAACGTAGGTGTAGGCGACCCCGCGAAACCAGGAACCGGTAAAGCGGGCGACGACATCACGCTTGTCGAAGATTGACCATCGTTCGCGCTTGGCCAAAGCGACGCATGGCCAAGACAATGCCGTTC
This genomic window from Roseibaca calidilacus contains:
- a CDS encoding DUF1330 domain-containing protein; this translates as MSALWIAHVTVTDADAYGQYASRATKAIADHGGVFLARAGRAVQLEGQGHPRNVVARFPSVEAAVDCYNSPAYQEALSFAKDAATRELVVVEEID
- the truA gene encoding tRNA pseudouridine(38-40) synthase TruA; protein product: MPRYALKIEYDGRPFCGWQRQRDLPSVQGAVEAALARLDADVPSIAAAGRTDTGVHATGQVAHCDMTRDWDAFRLGEALNHHLKPLPVAILACAAVDEDFHARFSALERRYTFRLLSRRAPPALDTGFVWHIRHPLDVQAMRDGAAHLIGLHDFTTFRASQCQAQSPVKTLDALQIEAFDIPGGVEYRFHLRARSFLHNQVRSIVGTLERVGAGAWTPDDVKTALEARDRAACGPVSPPDGLCLTGVSYPSDPFA
- a CDS encoding SDR family oxidoreductase; this encodes MTKTLLSIGHGYSAQALADLLLPLGWHIIGTTRSAERAAQLDRAGIEPLIWPGTPLPLSRATHLLCSVAPGPEGDPVLADHAPDIAQATHLDWVGYLSTTGVYGDHGGAWVDEDTPLTPSTARGRARVAAEVAWQNASPTRLHILRLAGIYGPGRGPFAKLRAGTAQRIIKPGQVFSRIHRDDIGAALLAAIQSDKGSAVYNLCDDNPAPPQDVIAYAAELLGMAPPPEIAFETADLSPMARSFYSESKRVRNDRIKADLGWQPLYPDYRSGLRAVLRAEG
- the ppk2 gene encoding polyphosphate kinase 2, which gives rise to MPDPDSLTQDEIRKFFESDRYPYRYKMARAPYEAEKARLQAELLKVQKWAIETGERFVFLFEGRDAAGKGGTIKRFNEHLNPRFARVVALNKPSEAELGQWYFQRYVEHLPTSGEMVFYDRSWYNRAGVERVMGFCTPTDYLEFMRQAPEFERMLVRSGIRLFKFWFSVTPEEQRRRFASRETDPLKRWKLSPIDKASLGKWDEYTQAKEAMFFYTDTADAPWTVIKSKDKKRARLECMKHVLSTLDYPDKDPEIARKPDPLIVGRARHMVLSGAELGHVMGASAG
- a CDS encoding capsular polysaccharide synthesis protein — translated: MQHVWVYWQNKPTSRATPDYIELCHQTMRRHADGVQLHVLNEDTIHDYLDDLEDDLDEITVRHLGREFVSVSHKVDVLRARLLQKYGGVYLDSDTIVLRPLSDLLDRTRGHDFTCTRIRSTGENTIPNGFLASAADGKVINAYCARLEARLEQGGVLSWCALGSDILTPIVDTRPEFVSEIAEADIMPVSWMEKDRFAEDIALEDIVTSKTYTTALYHGAFGRRIHEVPRQTLLDDQTLIGRLFRAALREG
- the phoU gene encoding phosphate signaling complex protein PhoU, producing MSDKHIVSGFDRDLASIEASVAQLGSMARDALHDAVQACILRDTQIAARVQAGDKALDQLETQTRMATIKLLALRAPSAVDLRFVLAVLEICAHLERCGDYAKNIAKRSLALGPHGQLIGTDRALLRMSDAVTQMLADALAAFLDRDTDKARAVIEADLDTDQRYNSLFRGLLTYMMEDPRNITAGMHLHFVAKNLERIGDRATGIAEQVVYHVTGEIPDQERPREDPYTSPDGRMNGQN
- the pstB gene encoding phosphate ABC transporter ATP-binding protein PstB, giving the protein MYDAPHTRREADVTDIKISARKVQVYYGATHAIKDVDVDIEDKTVTAFIGPSGCGKSTFLRCINRMNDTIDICRVEGDILIDGEDIYDKRIDPVQLRAKVGMVFQKPNPFPKSIYDNVAYGPKIHGMAKNKADLDEIVEKALRRGAIWDEVKDRLQSPGTGLSGGQQQRLCIARAVATEPEVLLMDEPCSALDPIATAQVEELIDELRQSYSVVIVTHSMQQAARVSQKTAFFHLGDLVEYGETEQIFTNPKDERTERYVTGRIG
- the pstA gene encoding phosphate ABC transporter permease PstA; the encoded protein is MTDISQSPASGAEPMRTTTSLLTESDRTRRRNAAEKRFRIYGMIAIAIALSILAIMLFTIIRDGSSAFVQAKLTFPVTIDESVVDKTGNRDPAEMARVTTIGYGRVLATSLVEYMDERNIAVEGISDKEIGDMISKDAPGRLRSMVLEDPSLVGQTITFEAFAAGRIDGYLKGRVDREIAARDSNVSVTQLDLADQMIEAGILSSSFNWSFITAPDASDLRPESSGLGVALLGSLYMMFLVLVFTLPLGVAASIYLEEFAPKNWFTDLVEVNISNLAAVPSIVYGILGLAVFINFGGLPSSAPLVGALVLTLMTLPTIIIATRSAIRAVPPSIRDAALGVGASKMQTVFHHVLPLAAPGILTGTILGLASALGETGPLLLIGMVAFVTNYPASPVEGGFLDPATALPVQVYSWASRSDPAFIERSSGAIIVLLIFLVCMNIAAILLRRRFERRW
- the pstC gene encoding phosphate ABC transporter permease subunit PstC, encoding MSVGLLSLIILVLSVIGFFMARARAMQSAGGNSRLLHSLPSYYGQAALLFTAVPAFLLMVIWLLIQGPMTEARIISQLGPEVAADANAAKLTMSDVRRIADGLDAMQDRFDISNDELVTMRADLSDIRGRLAEVGVALGSETKPEVFEAAKAYRIAQQRSAVAMSVVVILTALAGLALAVQRTNRDFRARNVTETFMLWLFIGAATIAILTTVGIVLSLLSESIRFFSVYPITDFYFGTVWNPQFRGGSDLGLLPLLWGTLYISFVSMLVSVPLGLFTAIYTAEYAPKKVRNVVKPLIEVIAGIPTVVFGLFALVTVGPFLRDFIAVPTGLGNSGSSVMTAGLVIGILNTPFISSLADDIINAVPNSMREGSYGLGATKSETIRQVVLPAALPGIVGAVLLAASRAIGETMIVVMGAGAAAKLGLNPFEAMTTITVKIVSQLTGDLAFDSPETLVAFALGITLFVLTLGLNIFALWFVRKYREQYD
- a CDS encoding substrate-binding domain-containing protein; this encodes MSKLTFTTSAIAILALSAGAAVARDNVQIAGSSTVLPYATIVAEAFGENFDFPTPVVEGGGSGAGRKKMCEGVGTNTIDIANSSSRIKQSDIDNCAAAGVTEIMEVRFGYDGIVFASDVNGPAFELTPADVHAALAAKVVKDGALVDNTAVNWADVNPALPAQEILAFVPGTKHGTREVFDEKVLIAGCEENGTMAAHEAAGAEDAEKSCMALRTDGRSIDIDGDYTETLARVDANKNGIGIFGLSFYQNNTDKLRVATMNGVVPTTESIAMAEYPVSRPLFFYVKTAHLDVIPGLQEYIDFFVSDDMAGPDGPLAAYGLVSDPELAATQAMVAARTPMGPLE